The Papaver somniferum cultivar HN1 chromosome 6, ASM357369v1, whole genome shotgun sequence genome segment CTTAAAAGAGATGGAGTTTTCAGCTAGATTTCTAATTCACATCCATACATTTTCTTCCATACTTAACTAATTGACCATCAATGCATATATTTCATATATCCGATGTATAATTCTTGAATGACATGTTATTCTCCGAATTAATCTCTTGATAAAGAGAATTAGTTCACTCCAGTATCCCAAAGTATTCATATAAAATAAAATGACAATTGTGAATTGTGAAATTGACCTAGAACATATGGTATAAGAATTTTATTTCACTTTTGAGAAAAATGTATTCGAATTACTTATAGTTTGATCTAATTTCAAAACAAAATCTAAATGAACTCCCACCATCTCACTCATGAATGAATTACTAGGGGGTATCTGTCTCATGAAAAACCCAAACTTCATGATCGCACTTCACAAGTATGTATTGCCTCGTTGGTCATGAACATAAATTCGGAATATGAACATAAATTCGGAATATGAACATAAACATGTCCCCTGTAATATGTGTAGAAAGAACCAGTCTATATGGCTTGGCTTGATTATATTTGGATGAAAGTTTATTACATTTGGTTATGTTTAGATGAGTCAGGTACAATGAGTCAAACTGAGCTGAGTCGACTCATAAATCTGAAATGTAAAAGATCAACACAGGACAGGAGAAAAACTGAAAATGCAGGAAAAATCAATACATGGAAAGGGGGGAACTGAAAATGCGCCTGCCAGATGACGAACCCACCCCTCCTGTGGATTTCGTAGAGGAAGAAATGATTGGTTGCTTGTTATTTTGAAGCTTGTTAGCAAAACAAAAGAAAGGTTCAGTTACTTCATTATGAATGGTAAGTTTTATATATGAGATTCTAAATTCCACCTTCAATAATATTCGACATTACCATTGCAAGTGCATAGAAGTGACAACCAGAAAAATTAAGAAGGCAATTTAACCTATGTTATGTATGTTTCTCTTTGTGATAGATCCGGTACTAGGCAGGTGTGAATTTACAGGAGACCAAGTGCCTTCAGCTGCTCAACATGCTCGGGTGGAAGAGGAGGTGGGGACCAATTGGAATCCGTCGCCAAGCCATCCACATCCTCAACTACATACTCCTGATTAGCATTTGAAGATAAGTCAATCCAAATAAACAGCGATAAACAAATAAAAAGTCAGCTACAGAATCACAAACTCGAGCATCCACTAAACTTATTGCTATAGAGAAATGTTTTCTATCAAAAGTGGCATGGCAAATAATGTGTACATGTCAGATCAGAAAGTTTGGCCAGTTATCCTTTGTGCACTGGAAATGGCATCTGTCACAAATTAGGTGGGTGATTCTAGCACAGTGTGGTTACATGATGAAAGGATGGTGGGATTTCTCAGTTTAGTTCCTCATGATCTGTCAAGAAGCACAGTTTCTAGAATGGGATGAAATGgaaccaatgctctaacactggTATGACAAAAAGTGAATGGAAACAGTTTTAACTCACTTTTGTCAGCATCATCTTTGCAAGTATGTGATAGTGCCTTTGCCAGATTCTTTGCCCAGCAATTGTAGCCACAAGAATGCTATAGATCAATCCAAAGAACACGAAGAGTACTAGTGTGATCACTGCACCAATGATAAATAACGATGCTCCTTCGCCAGCAACTGGTAAGCAAGCACAATCTCCAGCGCTTGTTAAACCCTGATAGCATGACATTAAACATGCAGCGGGACACCGAGGGTCTCTACACCTACAAGGATTGAAAAATGATATTATGTTTCTTTATAGTCCTATCATTTCAATTACGCGTACAGATGCTATTAATGTTACCAATGGAAGGAATTTTAcccacagctgcagcaacagtcAGTCAATTGTCGACATGGCTGAGCTAGATCACCTCTCACTCTACTGTCGAAACACGTCAGAAAGCAACCAGACAatccaatcaaaacaaaaagcAGCAATGCCCCTGCAAATCACCAGAAATaagctgataaaaaaaaaaacatgcccaAACTATTTGCTGACCAAAAATATGAAACTGAGTGCAATGAGATGATGAAGTGGGTCAAGAATGAAAACTTAACATTCCTGTCAAAGTGTTCACTTGTGAAATAAACCCATGGCATCAAACATGTTGCAGTATAGAAGGAGATAATGGGGAAGGACAGACGGCAAAATGGGAAGCATTCATGAGGCATACCACATATGTAATAGAAGCTAACTACGCCAGGAAATTCCAAGGCCAAGCGTAGCGCGAAGTTCTGAGATGCATCAACAAGATACACCAAATACGCCAATAAAGCAATTGCCTGagcacaaaagaaaaacaaaagattggTAGCTGAACTCACCAAGATATACTAATTTATTAAAGAAAGAACGAAAGGGAACATCAAGGACTCACCAGCTGGAAACagataaaaatgaaaaatatatctCTAGTGACAAAGAAACGGAACTTCAGCGTTCGCCATTTCCTATCTACGACCGTACTTTGCACACTCAGGTGGTATTGGGCCTTGCAAGTTGTGCAATGAGCGTAATGAATCAGATTTAAACGCATTAAAAATACATCAATGCACCAACAACTGCCGAGACTCGAGAGCATGCACATACTCTATTTTTAAGTTCCAAACACCGCCGTCCATACGACATATTCACAAATACAGGTTGGATTAAGGAAAATAAACAAGGGTTCCTCTTCCCACACTTGGTAAAAGAGAATGTTGTCAATGAAACAGCAATACAGTCTAATAGCTAATTAAGAGCAAAGGAATATCTTACCTTGATGGACCTCCATTGATCTAAACATTCACGGTGCACGTACTTCGCCGTTCCTTTGCACATACATGGAGCAATGAAACCCCTTTCTGTCAATAATAACAACAAGAATAAATTAGGACAAGAATTAAGGAATTTTCAACGTCGGAAAGCAAATTATAAGACGTACCATCAGTTTCAAGACAAATTCTGCACTGATTTTGTTCAAGTGATCCTCCTGCTTCAAGATCAATCTCTGTTGTTGGTTGAGTACTGATTGGAGTAGGAGGG includes the following:
- the LOC113286947 gene encoding uncharacterized protein LOC113286947 isoform X2 gives rise to the protein MAGQESVSLLTPPTPISTQPTTEIDLEAGGSLEQNQCRICLETDERGFIAPCMCKGTAKYVHRECLDQWRSIKAQYHLSVQSTVVDRKWRTLKFRFFVTRDIFFIFICFQLAIALLAYLVYLVDASQNFALRLALEFPGVVSFYYICGALLLFVLIGLSGCFLTCFDSRVRGDLAQPCRQLTDCCCSCGCRDPRCPAACLMSCYQGLTSAGDCACLPVAGEGASLFIIGAVITLVLFVFFGLIYSILVATIAGQRIWQRHYHILAKMMLTKEYVVEDVDGLATDSNWSPPPLPPEHVEQLKALGLL
- the LOC113286947 gene encoding uncharacterized protein LOC113286947 isoform X1 is translated as MAGQESVSLLTPPTPISTQPTTEIDLEAGGSLEQNQCRICLETDERGFIAPCMCKGTAKYVHRECLDQWRSIKSMCMLSSLGSCWCIDVFLMRLNLIHYAHCTTCKAQYHLSVQSTVVDRKWRTLKFRFFVTRDIFFIFICFQLAIALLAYLVYLVDASQNFALRLALEFPGVVSFYYICGALLLFVLIGLSGCFLTCFDSRVRGDLAQPCRQLTDCCCSCGCRDPRCPAACLMSCYQGLTSAGDCACLPVAGEGASLFIIGAVITLVLFVFFGLIYSILVATIAGQRIWQRHYHILAKMMLTKEYVVEDVDGLATDSNWSPPPLPPEHVEQLKALGLL
- the LOC113286947 gene encoding uncharacterized protein LOC113286947 isoform X3, with translation MAGQESVSLLTPPTPISTQPTTEIDLEAGGSLEQNQCRICLETDERGFIAPCMCKGTAKYVHRECLDQWRSIKAIALLAYLVYLVDASQNFALRLALEFPGVVSFYYICGALLLFVLIGLSGCFLTCFDSRVRGDLAQPCRQLTDCCCSCGCRDPRCPAACLMSCYQGLTSAGDCACLPVAGEGASLFIIGAVITLVLFVFFGLIYSILVATIAGQRIWQRHYHILAKMMLTKEYVVEDVDGLATDSNWSPPPLPPEHVEQLKALGLL